The Methanoplanus sp. FWC-SCC4 genome has a window encoding:
- the xerA gene encoding site-specific tyrosine recombinase/integron integrase, with protein MHGAYFSEWQKRFSHYLNMRNYSQRTIQSYENVIQKFAYYVWIKRNVEEEKISMYWCDLSQARMDTEIETTPIMINDFLLFLSSTRKYKPATLQRIISSLSSFYRYCYTQEIIEVNPMLAIDRPKIKEKELKYLKHNQVIKLLNSIQDKRDRLIFRTIYSTGVRVSELCSINLGDIDYEDRTIRVKGKGGKIRTVFIDDETLKEIDEFTAGEIEGPLFKGQLGKHISPRTVQHLFKKYAPDGITPHKIRHSYASELYKRSKNLRVVQENLGHSSIQTTEIYLHTDLDERKQVYQQYFPLSDNNKN; from the coding sequence ATGCATGGAGCTTATTTTTCTGAATGGCAAAAACGCTTTAGTCACTACCTCAATATGAGAAATTATTCTCAAAGAACAATCCAGAGTTATGAAAATGTAATTCAGAAATTTGCTTATTATGTCTGGATCAAAAGAAATGTCGAAGAAGAAAAAATTTCAATGTACTGGTGTGATCTTTCACAGGCAAGAATGGACACAGAAATTGAAACTACCCCCATAATGATAAATGATTTTCTTCTATTTCTCTCATCCACAAGAAAATACAAACCAGCCACCCTGCAAAGGATTATCTCATCATTAAGCTCTTTTTACCGTTACTGCTACACACAGGAAATAATTGAAGTCAACCCCATGCTTGCAATAGACAGGCCCAAGATAAAGGAAAAAGAGCTAAAATACCTAAAACACAACCAGGTTATAAAACTCCTGAATTCAATTCAGGACAAAAGAGACAGACTGATTTTTCGGACAATATATTCAACAGGAGTCCGTGTTTCAGAACTCTGCTCAATAAATCTGGGAGATATTGACTATGAAGATCGTACGATAAGAGTTAAAGGAAAAGGAGGCAAAATCAGAACTGTTTTCATAGATGATGAAACATTAAAAGAGATCGATGAATTTACAGCCGGGGAAATAGAAGGACCTCTTTTCAAAGGGCAGCTGGGAAAGCATATATCTCCAAGAACAGTTCAGCATTTGTTCAAAAAATATGCACCTGATGGAATAACACCCCATAAAATAAGACACAGTTATGCCAGTGAACTATACAAAAGGTCAAAAAATCTCCGCGTCGTTCAGGAAAATCTGGGCCATAGTTCAATACAGACTACCGAAATTTATCTTCATACCGACCTTGATGAAAGAAAACAGGTTTACCAGCAATATTTCCCCCTGTCAGATAATAACAAAAATTAA